The segment CTTTGTTAAATCTATGTTGTATTTTCATAGGTTTAGATGCATATTTTGCACATATAAAATAAGCATTGTAATTTATCTTGGTAACAAAATCAAAATCCTCTACATTCATCTCTTCTAAACTGCCTGCCCTTACCACTCCTGCATTGTTGACAAATACATCTAATCCTCCATATTCTAGAACGGTATTTATCACCATGTCATTTACATCCTTTTCATCTGCCACATTTACCTTTACAGCTATGGCCCTACCCTTCCCATATAAACCAGTCAGATTGGCTGCATTTTCTTCCGCCATGGGATAGTTTAAATCAGCTATAACCATATTGGCACCCTGTTTTACCATCTCCTCGGCTATCCCTTTACCAAACCCTTGGGCACTCCCAGTCACAATAGCAATTTTATCGGACAATCTTTTTGTATCATCTACTGCCAGTCCTATCTTACTCCTGTAGGACTCCACTTCCCATTCATTTATAAATCTAATCAATTCATCGGATAAGAATTTATGACCTCCAAAGGCCTGTGTATAAACTGATATTTTTACCGCGTCCATGAACACATCTGCAGCTATATCTGCATTTTTCTTGTTTTCCCCGTGAGCAAAGAATCCCAGATTCTGCACCGCAATTATCTTAGGCATGAACTGATTTTTGTCCTTATATTCCTTTACCTTGCTTTCTATCACATCGTATTGCTCATCGATATCCTCAAAACAAGGTATAAACAAGGGCTGATATCTACAGTAAACTATGTGATCAGGAGAATATGCCGATGAAACTGGAGCAAAGCTTTGTTCATCCTTGACAAGCTCCATTACTTGCTTGTTCGTTCTAAAAGTTACAATTGAGCCCCTATTCTCTTGTTTCAGAAGCATCCTTATGGCAGGAGCTATTTCAGCTGCCCTCTGTCTGTCAAACTGAACTTGAGAAAAATCTGGTTGGTTTTTTATTTCATCCTTTATCTTATTTACCACATAGTCGGTTATTTTCTTGATTTCTTCAATAGTATCAGCCGCTATAAA is part of the Clostridia bacterium genome and harbors:
- a CDS encoding SDR family NAD(P)-dependent oxidoreductase, with the translated sequence MSLEQLVKISNYYGEKPEFVLAGGGNTSYKTDEHLYIKGSGTTLADITEQGFVKMNRSALAKMWERQYSKDNDEREAQVLEDLMDARERIEYNKRPSVETSLHDLFSQRYVVHTHPALINGITCSQQGKNAVERLFKDEAIWVDATKPGYILAAAVREEIKKYREKFSKDPDIVFLGNHGIFIAADTIEEIKKITDYVVNKIKDEIKNQPDFSQVQFDRQRAAEIAPAIRMLLKQENRGSIVTFRTNKQVMELVKDEQSFAPVSSAYSPDHIVYCRYQPLFIPCFEDIDEQYDVIESKVKEYKDKNQFMPKIIAVQNLGFFAHGENKKNADIAADVFMDAVKISVYTQAFGGHKFLSDELIRFINEWEVESYRSKIGLAVDDTKRLSDKIAIVTGSAQGFGKGIAEEMVKQGANMVIADLNYPMAEENAANLTGLYGKGRAIAVKVNVADEKDVNDMVINTVLEYGGLDVFVNNAGVVRAGSLEEMNVEDFDFVTKINYNAYFICAKYASKPMKIQHRFNKEYFMDIIQVNSKSGLAGSNKNFAYAGSKFGGVGLTQSFALELVEYNIKVNSVCPGNFYDGPLWSDPEKGLFVQYLQAGKVPGAKTVEDVKKAYEAKTPIRRGCTVKDVAKAIFYIIEQEYETGQAVPVTGGQIMLN